The following proteins come from a genomic window of Solwaraspora sp. WMMA2065:
- a CDS encoding MarR family winged helix-turn-helix transcriptional regulator: MPRPGQRTDPGPARAAGGGDLGWALGVVFRAYVKSSSAVLHDLPGGPRGHQVLAAAVEATPESQISLARRLGIDKTVMTYLIDDLERAGLLERRANPDDRRHKTIVATDHGHQVWSATRERLEQAEEHLLGSLRPTDREALRSLLFQLADQAQAVDPVVDTCQIVSDIAADSQPHEPADSQPHEPADGQPH; this comes from the coding sequence ATGCCTCGTCCCGGTCAACGCACGGATCCGGGTCCGGCCCGCGCCGCTGGCGGCGGCGACCTCGGCTGGGCGCTGGGCGTGGTCTTCCGGGCGTACGTCAAGAGCAGCAGCGCCGTGCTGCACGACCTGCCCGGCGGGCCGCGCGGCCATCAGGTGCTGGCGGCGGCGGTCGAGGCCACGCCGGAGAGTCAGATCTCGCTGGCCCGTCGGCTGGGCATCGACAAGACCGTGATGACCTACCTGATCGACGATCTGGAGCGCGCCGGGCTGCTCGAACGGCGGGCCAACCCGGACGACCGCCGGCACAAGACCATCGTCGCGACCGACCACGGGCACCAGGTCTGGTCGGCGACCCGGGAGCGGCTGGAGCAGGCCGAGGAGCATCTGCTCGGGTCGCTGCGGCCGACCGATCGCGAGGCACTGCGGTCGCTGCTGTTCCAGCTGGCCGACCAGGCACAGGCCGTCGATCCGGTCGTCGACACCTGCCAGATCGTGTCCGACATCGCCGCCGACAGCCAGCCGCACGAGCCAGCCGACAGCCAGCCGCACGAGCCAGCGGACGGCCAGCCGCACTGA
- a CDS encoding LLM class flavin-dependent oxidoreductase — MADYGHDLLFGTFITPVAEQADRALALAQLTEEAGLDLVTVQDHPYQARFLDTWTLLSVIAARTTRVRVAPNVANLPLRQPAMLARSAASLDLLSGGRVELGLGAGAFWDAIAAMGGGRLTPAESVEALAEGIEIIRSVWDAGGGTVKVDGRHHRVWGVHPGPAPAHPIGIWLGAYKKRMLGVTGRLADGWLPSSPYAPPEQLPAMNAAIDAAARQAGRDPAAVRRLYNISGTFGSGDGFLTGKPGDWAEQLAGLTLEQGFSGYLLASDDPDMIRRFAAEVVPAVRDLVAAGRSAAAAGSVPAASAPAAAGITPTPDDGVRLSAERV, encoded by the coding sequence ATGGCTGACTACGGACACGACCTGCTGTTCGGCACCTTCATCACGCCGGTCGCCGAGCAGGCCGACCGGGCCCTGGCGCTGGCCCAGTTGACCGAGGAGGCCGGGCTCGACCTGGTGACCGTGCAGGACCACCCGTACCAGGCCCGGTTCCTGGACACCTGGACCCTGCTGTCAGTGATCGCCGCCCGCACCACCCGGGTCCGGGTCGCGCCGAACGTCGCCAACCTGCCGCTGCGCCAGCCGGCGATGCTGGCCCGCAGCGCGGCCAGCCTCGACCTGCTCAGCGGCGGCCGGGTCGAGCTGGGCCTCGGGGCCGGTGCCTTCTGGGACGCGATCGCGGCGATGGGCGGCGGCCGGCTCACCCCGGCCGAAAGCGTCGAAGCGCTGGCGGAGGGCATCGAGATCATCCGCTCGGTCTGGGACGCCGGCGGCGGCACCGTCAAGGTCGACGGCCGGCATCACCGGGTATGGGGTGTGCATCCAGGTCCGGCGCCCGCCCACCCCATCGGCATCTGGCTGGGCGCGTACAAGAAGCGGATGCTCGGGGTCACCGGTCGACTCGCCGACGGTTGGCTGCCCAGCAGCCCGTACGCGCCGCCGGAGCAGCTACCGGCGATGAACGCGGCCATCGACGCGGCGGCACGGCAGGCGGGGCGGGACCCGGCCGCGGTCCGCCGGCTCTACAACATCAGCGGTACGTTCGGCAGCGGCGACGGATTCCTCACCGGCAAACCGGGCGACTGGGCCGAGCAGCTCGCCGGACTGACCCTGGAGCAGGGCTTCAGCGGCTACCTACTGGCCAGCGACGACCCGGACATGATCCGCCGGTTCGCCGCCGAGGTGGTGCCGGCGGTCCGCGACCTGGTCGCCGCCGGCCGCAGCGCCGCAGCAGCGGGTTCGGTTCCCGCCGCGTCGGCCCCCGCCGCCGCCGGCATCACCCCCACCCCCGACGACGGGGTACGGCTCAGCGCTGAACGCGTCTGA